In a single window of the Nocardiopsis composta genome:
- a CDS encoding crotonase/enoyl-CoA hydratase family protein, which yields MADTTGAPAEEAVLYEAADGVAVITINRPRAKNAVNAAVAQGIADALDDLDSRDDLTVGIITGAGGTFCSGMDLKAFMKGEVPVVEGRGFAGFAQRPPRKPLIAAVEGYALAGGFETVLACDLVVAAEDAKFGIPEAKRGLVAAGGGLLRLQHRIPRNIAMEFALTGDFVDAPRLAELGLVNSVEPSGGALDGAKRLAARIAENAPLAVAVSKQVINESEDWSTEEMWTRQDAITGPVFVSHDAMEGAAAFAEKRKPNWKGA from the coding sequence ATGGCGGACACGACCGGAGCACCCGCCGAGGAGGCGGTGCTCTACGAGGCGGCCGACGGGGTCGCCGTGATCACCATCAACCGGCCCCGGGCGAAGAACGCGGTGAACGCCGCCGTCGCCCAGGGGATCGCCGACGCCCTGGACGACCTGGACTCCCGGGACGACCTCACGGTCGGCATCATCACCGGCGCGGGCGGCACCTTCTGCTCCGGCATGGACCTCAAGGCGTTCATGAAGGGCGAGGTGCCGGTGGTGGAGGGGCGCGGCTTCGCCGGGTTCGCCCAGCGCCCGCCGCGCAAGCCGCTGATCGCCGCGGTGGAGGGCTACGCCCTGGCCGGCGGGTTCGAGACGGTGCTCGCCTGCGACCTGGTGGTCGCCGCCGAGGACGCGAAGTTCGGCATCCCCGAGGCCAAGCGGGGCCTGGTCGCCGCGGGCGGCGGGCTGCTCCGGCTGCAGCACCGCATCCCGCGCAACATCGCCATGGAGTTCGCCCTCACCGGCGACTTCGTGGACGCGCCGCGCCTGGCCGAACTGGGCCTGGTCAACTCGGTGGAGCCGAGCGGCGGCGCGCTGGACGGCGCCAAGCGGCTCGCCGCGCGCATCGCGGAGAACGCCCCGCTCGCGGTGGCCGTCTCCAAGCAGGTGATCAACGAGTCCGAGGACTGGTCCACCGAGGAGATGTGGACCAGGCAGGACGCCATCACCGGCCCGGTCTTCGTCAGCCACGACGCCATGGAGGGCGCCGCGGCCTTCGCGGAGAAGCGCAAGCCGAACTGGAAGGGCGCCTAG
- a CDS encoding SDR family oxidoreductase → MDLNGVAAIVSGGASGLGEATVRQLADAGATVVVADLNAERGEAVAKEVGGVFAATDVSDEAQVQAAVDAAVATGKPLRAAVSCAGIGWATRTVNRDGVPHDLASYKKVIDVNLIGTFNLLRLSAAAMAETEPVNEDGERGAIVNTASLAGIEGQIGQIAYSSSKGGVIGMTLPAARDLAAIGVTVNTVAPGILDTPIYGQGPESEAFKERLAAPVPFPKRLGTADEFGRLVRSLLEISYINGEVVRIDGGLRMPPK, encoded by the coding sequence ATGGATCTGAATGGAGTTGCCGCCATCGTCTCCGGCGGCGCGAGCGGGCTTGGAGAAGCGACCGTCCGGCAGCTGGCCGACGCCGGGGCGACCGTGGTCGTCGCGGACCTCAACGCCGAGCGCGGCGAGGCCGTGGCCAAGGAGGTGGGCGGCGTCTTCGCCGCCACCGACGTCTCCGACGAGGCCCAGGTGCAGGCCGCGGTGGACGCCGCGGTGGCCACCGGCAAGCCGCTGCGCGCGGCGGTGTCCTGCGCCGGCATCGGCTGGGCCACCCGGACGGTCAACCGGGACGGCGTCCCGCACGACCTGGCCAGCTACAAGAAGGTCATCGACGTCAACCTGATCGGCACGTTCAACCTGCTGCGGCTGTCGGCCGCGGCGATGGCCGAGACCGAGCCGGTCAACGAGGACGGCGAGCGCGGCGCCATCGTCAACACCGCCTCGCTGGCCGGGATCGAGGGGCAGATCGGGCAGATCGCCTACTCGTCCTCCAAGGGCGGCGTGATCGGCATGACCCTGCCGGCCGCGCGCGACCTGGCCGCCATCGGCGTCACGGTGAACACCGTCGCCCCGGGCATCCTGGACACCCCGATCTACGGGCAGGGCCCGGAGTCCGAGGCGTTCAAGGAGCGGCTGGCCGCGCCGGTTCCGTTCCCCAAGCGGCTGGGCACCGCCGACGAGTTCGGCCGCCTGGTCCGCTCCCTGCTGGAGATCAGCTACATCAACGGCGAGGTCGTCCGGATCGACGGCGGCCTGCGCATGCCGCCCAAGTAG
- a CDS encoding gamma-aminobutyraldehyde dehydrogenase → MTEQSSPRVLRNFVNGAYTEARDGRTGEVVDPATGEVIAHAPVSSAADVDAAFQAAQAAFDGGWRDSTPAERQIALNKFADAVEERADELVAAEVANCGKPVQTTKDEEIWQVTDALRFFAGAARNLEGKAASEYMADHTSWIRREPIGVVGQITPWNYPMAMAAWKIGPALAAGNTLVLKPSDTTPMSTLLLAEIAADFLPPGVFNVVTGDRDTGRALVENPVPQLISLTGSTRAGFEVAKSASTDLKRLHLELGGKAPVIVFDDADVERAAAGIAEAGYFNAGQDCTAATRVLAAPGVHDDFTAALAEQARKTRTGGPEDTEAAFGPLNNAGQLERVSGFLDRVPGHAEVLAGGSRAGEKGFFFEPTVVAGLRQGDELVTDEVFGPVITVQRFDDEDTAVAWANSVRYGLASSVWTRDHARALRVSRRLDFGCVWINTHIPIVAEMPHGGFKHSGYGKDLSLYSLEDYTRIKHVMSYIGRD, encoded by the coding sequence ATGACCGAGCAGAGCAGCCCCCGGGTGCTGCGCAATTTCGTCAACGGCGCCTACACCGAGGCGCGCGACGGCCGGACCGGCGAGGTGGTCGACCCGGCCACCGGTGAGGTCATCGCGCACGCTCCGGTCTCCTCCGCCGCCGACGTGGACGCCGCGTTCCAGGCGGCGCAGGCGGCCTTCGACGGCGGATGGCGGGACAGCACCCCGGCCGAGCGGCAGATCGCGCTGAACAAGTTCGCCGACGCCGTGGAGGAGCGCGCCGACGAGCTGGTCGCCGCGGAGGTCGCCAACTGCGGCAAGCCGGTGCAGACCACCAAGGACGAGGAGATCTGGCAGGTCACCGATGCGCTCCGGTTCTTCGCCGGCGCAGCCCGCAACCTGGAGGGCAAGGCCGCCTCGGAGTACATGGCCGACCACACCTCCTGGATCCGCCGTGAGCCGATCGGCGTCGTCGGGCAGATCACCCCGTGGAACTACCCGATGGCGATGGCCGCCTGGAAGATCGGCCCCGCGCTCGCCGCCGGCAACACCCTGGTGCTCAAGCCCTCCGACACCACCCCGATGTCCACCCTGCTGCTCGCCGAGATCGCCGCCGACTTCCTCCCGCCGGGCGTGTTCAACGTGGTCACCGGAGACCGGGACACCGGCCGCGCCCTGGTGGAGAACCCGGTGCCGCAGCTCATCTCGCTGACCGGCTCCACCCGCGCCGGCTTCGAGGTCGCCAAGAGCGCCTCCACCGACCTCAAGCGGCTCCACCTGGAGCTGGGCGGCAAGGCCCCGGTCATCGTCTTCGACGACGCCGACGTGGAGCGGGCCGCGGCCGGCATCGCCGAGGCCGGCTACTTCAACGCCGGCCAGGACTGCACCGCAGCCACCCGGGTGCTGGCCGCCCCGGGCGTGCACGACGACTTCACCGCCGCCCTCGCCGAGCAGGCCCGCAAGACCCGCACCGGCGGCCCGGAGGACACCGAGGCCGCGTTCGGCCCGCTGAACAACGCCGGCCAGCTGGAGCGGGTCTCCGGCTTCCTGGACCGCGTCCCCGGCCACGCCGAGGTGCTGGCCGGCGGCTCCCGCGCCGGAGAGAAGGGCTTCTTCTTCGAGCCCACCGTGGTCGCCGGGCTGCGCCAGGGCGACGAGCTGGTCACCGACGAGGTGTTCGGCCCGGTCATCACCGTGCAGCGGTTCGACGACGAGGACACCGCCGTCGCCTGGGCCAACTCGGTGCGCTACGGTCTGGCCTCCAGCGTGTGGACCCGGGACCACGCCCGCGCGCTGCGGGTCTCCCGCCGGCTCGACTTCGGGTGCGTGTGGATCAACACCCACATCCCGATCGTCGCGGAGATGCCGCACGGCGGGTTCAAGCACTCCGGGTACGGCAAGGACCTCTCGCTGTACAGCCTGGAGGACTACACCCGGATCAAGCACGTGATGAGCTACATCGGCCGGGACTGA
- a CDS encoding bifunctional cytidylyltransferase/SDR family oxidoreductase encodes MPATDPTASAPSRGTRTIAVVLAGGSGRRIGLATPKQLLKIAGKTILEHTLELFDRAPGVDEILVMMNPGFVSDAEEIVKKAGFTTAVQVLPGGTSRNATTQLALDALHAHPGESTNVLFHDAVRPLLSQRIIADCIAALDAHAAVDVAIPSADTIIEVDSEDLITDVPKRSRLRRGQTPQAFRLATIREAYERAWRDPGFEATDDCTVVLRYLPGTPIHVVEGDGHNMKVTEPVDIFIADKLFQLAAAAAPALTGADRTERLTGTTMVVFGGSHGIGAGVAGFAERHGARVFRYSRSATRTDVADPEQVAAALAQAHAATGRIDHVVNTAGVLEIGRLDATDPAAIERNLRVNYLAPVGIARAAFPYLAQTKGQLLLYTSSSYTRGRAEYSLYSSAKAATVNLTQALADEWAADGVRINCINPERTATPMRTRAFGDEPAGTLLSAEKVARTSVDVLLSALTGQVVDVRREDPTDPAAIAAAAAEEEIR; translated from the coding sequence GTGCCCGCGACCGACCCCACCGCGTCCGCTCCGTCCCGCGGTACGCGCACCATCGCCGTCGTGCTCGCCGGCGGCAGCGGACGGCGCATCGGCCTGGCCACCCCCAAGCAGCTGCTGAAGATCGCCGGGAAGACGATCCTGGAGCACACGCTGGAGCTGTTCGACCGGGCCCCCGGCGTCGACGAGATCCTGGTGATGATGAACCCCGGGTTCGTCTCCGACGCCGAGGAGATCGTCAAGAAGGCCGGCTTCACCACCGCCGTCCAGGTGCTGCCCGGCGGCACCTCGCGCAACGCCACCACCCAGCTCGCGCTGGACGCGCTCCACGCCCACCCGGGCGAGAGCACCAACGTGCTGTTCCACGACGCGGTCCGCCCGCTGCTCTCGCAGCGCATCATCGCCGACTGCATCGCCGCGCTGGACGCCCACGCCGCCGTGGACGTGGCCATCCCCTCCGCGGACACCATCATCGAGGTCGACTCCGAGGACCTCATCACCGACGTGCCCAAGCGGTCCCGGCTGCGCCGCGGCCAGACCCCGCAGGCGTTCCGGCTGGCCACCATCCGCGAGGCCTACGAGCGCGCCTGGCGGGACCCCGGCTTCGAGGCCACCGACGACTGCACCGTCGTGCTGCGCTACCTGCCCGGCACCCCGATCCACGTGGTCGAGGGCGACGGGCACAACATGAAGGTCACCGAGCCGGTGGACATCTTCATCGCGGACAAGCTCTTCCAGCTCGCCGCGGCCGCCGCCCCCGCACTCACCGGCGCCGACCGCACCGAGCGGCTGACCGGGACCACCATGGTGGTGTTCGGCGGCAGCCACGGCATCGGCGCCGGCGTGGCCGGCTTCGCCGAGCGGCACGGCGCCCGGGTGTTCCGCTACTCGCGCAGCGCCACCCGGACCGACGTCGCCGACCCCGAGCAGGTCGCTGCGGCGCTGGCCCAGGCGCACGCCGCGACCGGACGGATCGACCACGTGGTCAACACCGCCGGCGTACTGGAGATCGGCCGGCTGGACGCCACCGACCCGGCCGCCATCGAGCGGAACCTGCGGGTCAACTACCTGGCTCCGGTCGGCATCGCCCGCGCCGCCTTCCCCTACCTGGCGCAGACCAAGGGGCAGCTGCTGCTGTACACCTCCAGCTCCTACACCCGCGGCCGCGCCGAGTACAGCCTGTACTCCTCGGCCAAGGCGGCCACCGTCAACCTCACCCAGGCGCTGGCCGACGAGTGGGCCGCCGACGGGGTGCGGATCAACTGCATCAACCCGGAGCGCACCGCCACCCCGATGCGCACCCGGGCGTTCGGCGACGAGCCGGCCGGCACCCTGCTCAGCGCGGAGAAGGTCGCCCGCACCTCGGTTGACGTGCTGCTGTCCGCGCTGACCGGGCAGGTCGTCGACGTCCGCCGGGAGGACCCGACCGACCCCGCCGCGATCGCCGCGGCCGCCGCGGAGGAGGAGATCCGATGA
- a CDS encoding glycerophosphotransferase codes for MSAPHDDSEPVLLPFLAYGFGYFLLLIGALLASPAPFALGLVLCYGTEVLLMVRAERAAKVLSQLRFGITSRALLRQLLVLGLLADGALAGGTGFWWVLICFALLFGLQFCYGYLARRLRSMRRLPVVTRNIDLGPLRVTDAPPRVLVHDVMARLLLLDLPLLAGAVLYTATGAAAAVAVGGALSLAATLVPSALLLRHLLRDRTIASPAEAMEHVQRWLDSYRPEVVLYFSGSADSAYQVNMWLEAVRALPRRSVVVLRERAVAAQLAATPLPVLCVPVSTDIMALDFGPARVALYPANTGKNIHMLRNPQMRHVFIGHGDSDKIASVNPFSKVYDEVWTAGRAGRDRYALAAVGVRDETIVEVGRPQLSPVRPDTAPRSRPTVLYAPTWEGWTDEPGNTSLIEAGPAIVRALLAAEPGVRVIYKPHPFTGIRSAAARAAHRRITELLAAAGSGTGARPASPRLAGLEARLNAFDTLDESVDEAQRSRDAGRPGASDADEIAGLTAEWHRLFWESKADGEHLVVQGPRPSLYSCFNEADLLISDISSVVADFVSSGKPYAIANCEGITDEEFRAEHPTSGAAFLLAPDAGGLDEALDAARAPGTDRFADARLRLREYLLGPDLPPSQERFAAAVDDLYERTARLRPLDDPAGLHERAA; via the coding sequence ATGAGCGCCCCGCACGACGACTCCGAGCCGGTGCTGCTGCCGTTCCTCGCCTACGGGTTCGGCTACTTCCTGCTGCTGATCGGCGCGCTGCTGGCGTCACCGGCGCCCTTCGCGCTGGGCCTGGTGCTGTGCTACGGCACCGAGGTGCTGCTCATGGTGCGCGCCGAGCGGGCCGCCAAGGTCCTCTCCCAGCTGCGGTTCGGCATCACCTCCCGGGCGCTGCTGCGCCAGCTGCTGGTGCTCGGCCTGCTCGCGGACGGCGCGCTGGCCGGCGGCACCGGGTTCTGGTGGGTGCTGATCTGCTTCGCGCTCCTGTTCGGCCTGCAGTTCTGCTACGGCTACCTGGCCCGCCGGCTCCGCTCGATGCGCCGGCTGCCCGTGGTCACCCGCAACATCGATCTGGGCCCGCTGCGCGTCACCGACGCGCCGCCCCGGGTGCTGGTGCACGACGTGATGGCCCGGCTGCTCCTGCTGGACCTGCCGCTGCTGGCCGGCGCGGTGCTCTACACGGCCACCGGCGCGGCGGCCGCGGTGGCCGTCGGCGGCGCGCTGTCGCTGGCCGCCACCCTGGTGCCGTCCGCGCTGCTCCTGCGCCACCTGCTGCGGGACCGCACCATCGCCTCCCCCGCGGAGGCCATGGAGCACGTCCAGCGCTGGCTGGACTCCTACCGGCCCGAGGTGGTGCTCTACTTCTCCGGCTCCGCGGACTCCGCCTACCAGGTGAACATGTGGCTGGAGGCGGTGCGGGCGCTGCCCCGCCGCTCGGTGGTGGTGCTGCGCGAGCGGGCGGTCGCCGCCCAGCTCGCCGCCACCCCGCTGCCGGTGCTGTGCGTGCCGGTCTCCACCGACATCATGGCGCTGGACTTCGGCCCGGCCCGGGTGGCGCTGTACCCGGCCAACACCGGCAAGAACATCCACATGCTGCGCAACCCGCAGATGCGGCACGTGTTCATCGGCCACGGCGACAGCGACAAGATCGCCAGCGTCAACCCGTTCAGCAAGGTCTACGACGAGGTGTGGACCGCCGGGCGGGCCGGCCGGGACCGCTACGCGCTGGCCGCGGTCGGCGTGCGCGACGAGACCATCGTCGAGGTCGGCCGGCCCCAGCTGTCCCCGGTGCGCCCGGACACCGCGCCGCGCTCCCGCCCCACCGTGCTCTACGCGCCGACCTGGGAGGGCTGGACCGACGAGCCCGGCAACACCTCGCTGATCGAGGCCGGGCCGGCGATCGTCCGGGCGCTGCTCGCCGCCGAGCCCGGGGTGCGGGTGATCTACAAGCCGCACCCGTTCACCGGGATCCGCTCCGCGGCGGCCCGGGCCGCGCACCGGCGGATCACCGAGCTGCTCGCCGCCGCCGGCTCCGGCACCGGGGCCCGGCCGGCCTCGCCGCGCCTGGCCGGGCTGGAGGCCCGGCTGAACGCGTTCGACACCCTGGACGAGTCGGTGGACGAGGCGCAGCGCTCCCGGGACGCCGGCCGGCCCGGCGCCTCCGACGCCGACGAGATCGCCGGGCTCACCGCGGAGTGGCACCGGCTGTTCTGGGAGTCCAAGGCCGACGGCGAGCACCTGGTGGTGCAGGGCCCGCGGCCGTCGCTGTACTCCTGCTTCAACGAGGCCGACCTGCTGATCAGCGACATCTCCAGCGTGGTCGCCGACTTCGTGTCCAGCGGCAAGCCGTACGCCATCGCCAACTGCGAGGGCATCACCGACGAGGAGTTCCGCGCCGAGCACCCCACCTCCGGGGCGGCGTTCCTGCTCGCCCCGGACGCCGGGGGGCTGGACGAGGCGCTGGACGCGGCCCGCGCGCCGGGCACCGACCGGTTCGCCGACGCCCGGCTGCGGCTGCGCGAGTACCTGCTCGGCCCGGACCTGCCGCCGTCCCAGGAGCGGTTCGCCGCGGCCGTGGACGACCTCTACGAGCGCACCGCCCGGCTGCGCCCGCTGGACGACCCGGCCGGGCTGCACGAGCGCGCGGCCTGA
- a CDS encoding APC family permease, translating into MSEVANKSGSAGGAGDFLKVLGRADVLALAFGAMIGFGWIVLTGDFINAAGSVGAALAFVIGGVIIAFVGFTYAELVSAMPHAGGEHHYALRALGAHGAFVASWAMVLGYVSVVAFEAVAVPQTMLYLFPDMGAGHLWTVAGYDVQASLVALGVATAAVITWLNYVGIRPASVFQTIAVLFLLAAGAVMLLGAFVGGSVQNMEPMFTGGVSGVFVVLVAVPFLFVGFDVIPQSASEVKIPYRQVGVLLVVSVACAAGWYVLIMLTAGAGLNAEGLAGAELASADAMAAMWNSRAMGNVLVLGGIAGLLTSWNAFLIGGSRLLFAMAESRMIPRWFAKVHPKYRTPSNAVLFIGALSLLSPLFGEPMLGWLVNAGGMNIVIAYTVVTLCFLVLRRREPGMERPFRAPAGPFIGWTALLLSLGLLSLYLPGMPAALSWPWEWSMVGAWWLLGAVFMARMPRTAPGADAESRLIAAVEARERARGRR; encoded by the coding sequence ATGTCCGAAGTGGCGAACAAGAGCGGTTCGGCCGGCGGTGCCGGCGACTTCCTGAAGGTGCTGGGGCGCGCCGACGTCCTGGCGCTGGCGTTCGGCGCGATGATCGGCTTCGGCTGGATCGTGCTGACCGGCGACTTCATCAACGCGGCGGGGAGCGTGGGGGCGGCCCTCGCGTTCGTGATCGGCGGCGTGATCATCGCGTTCGTCGGGTTCACCTACGCCGAGCTGGTCTCGGCGATGCCGCACGCCGGCGGCGAGCACCACTACGCGCTGCGGGCGCTGGGCGCGCACGGCGCGTTCGTCGCCTCCTGGGCGATGGTGCTCGGCTACGTCTCGGTGGTGGCGTTCGAGGCCGTCGCGGTGCCGCAGACCATGCTCTACCTCTTCCCGGACATGGGCGCCGGCCACCTGTGGACGGTCGCCGGGTACGACGTGCAGGCCAGCCTGGTCGCGCTCGGCGTGGCCACCGCCGCCGTCATCACCTGGCTGAACTACGTGGGCATCAGGCCGGCCAGCGTCTTCCAGACCATCGCGGTGCTGTTCCTGCTCGCCGCCGGCGCGGTGATGCTCCTCGGCGCGTTCGTGGGCGGCTCGGTGCAGAACATGGAGCCGATGTTCACCGGCGGTGTCTCCGGTGTCTTCGTGGTGCTGGTCGCGGTGCCCTTCCTGTTCGTCGGGTTCGATGTGATCCCGCAGTCGGCCAGCGAGGTGAAGATCCCCTACCGCCAGGTCGGCGTGCTGCTGGTGGTCTCGGTGGCCTGCGCCGCCGGCTGGTACGTGCTGATCATGCTCACCGCCGGCGCCGGGCTGAACGCCGAAGGGCTGGCCGGCGCCGAGCTCGCCTCGGCCGACGCGATGGCCGCCATGTGGAACAGCAGGGCGATGGGCAACGTGCTCGTCCTCGGTGGCATCGCCGGCCTGCTGACCAGCTGGAACGCCTTCCTGATCGGGGGCAGCCGGCTGCTCTTCGCGATGGCGGAGTCGCGGATGATCCCGCGCTGGTTCGCCAAGGTGCACCCGAAGTACCGGACGCCGTCCAACGCGGTGCTGTTCATCGGCGCCCTGTCGCTGCTCTCCCCGCTGTTCGGCGAGCCGATGCTGGGCTGGCTGGTCAACGCGGGCGGGATGAACATCGTCATCGCCTACACCGTGGTGACCCTCTGCTTCCTGGTGCTGCGCCGGCGCGAGCCGGGCATGGAGCGCCCGTTCCGCGCCCCGGCCGGACCGTTCATCGGCTGGACCGCGCTGCTGCTCAGCCTCGGCCTGCTCTCGCTCTACCTGCCCGGCATGCCCGCCGCGCTCTCCTGGCCGTGGGAGTGGAGCATGGTCGGCGCCTGGTGGCTGCTGGGCGCGGTGTTCATGGCCCGGATGCCGCGGACCGCCCCCGGCGCCGACGCCGAGAGCCGGCTGATCGCCGCGGTGGAGGCCCGGGAACGGGCGCGCGGGCGGCGCTGA
- a CDS encoding CDP-glycerol glycerophosphotransferase family protein has translation MTGTPFEIPDELRRRMRYLPEADPAEREAFIAEARRFTAEHGTAALAAGLGPVTRLKWYLAGAGRTDELLALIRHDREFPSAYRIKGLRRPRPDIPGVGLSSVPEEIAVLRKDEIPLRAKATSIDWVDGALRIRGYAFLRNVAVPERPRLPRFAWLSRPGERRRIRLPVRTRTEPQATLDSRQPLHCFDGAGIEITVDPARLRGDGGFRTGTWTLTLGVPGPHLVRRGGIAPGQVGREGHPFTRDLGDGHQLVCEPAKGRLRITVRRNAARVDAAAFGGGALRLELSARKEPKLLRVVREGGGEPDREYPLAAAGAGEVGLTRWTAELPLDGLRAPGADAATRHLRPVVVFADGTEERPAAGPSLVPAEQALGAGRELAVVATGTGLANLAERTAGPVVDSVEWSGGDLVLSGSYSDHERPMGLVLRHGERFEEVRLPFEAPGGRFAVRVAPERIDCFGDEVPLRKGRWYLRLRPAGERGAERDVPLRIRTDLLAELPKPLPGVRRAFRLDRRFHDLLFIASEKPLPIDAQGPYRQRLLREEFTAAAKREPLREAVLYNNFGGRQYSDSPRAVHEELVRRGVEVEHLWTVADQQAVPPEGVRPVEWKSREWYEALARSRYIVTNTNGGFGEWFAKREGQVVVQTWHGTPLKRIGADLRGTVKANDAYIASLPHQSRQWDVFVSPNTFATPVLKNAFAYEGDMLECGYPRNDLFHAPEEERRARAERTRRLIGVPEGKRVVLYAPTLRDDQRHSGKRFKLDLRVDLEAAEKELGGDHVLLIRKHGRVVDSIPGAGEGFVFDVSAYPDIADLFLITDVLITDYSSSFFDFAHSGRPMLFFTYDLEHYRDTLRGFYFDFAERAPGPLIKTSEELVRSIRDIDAVTEEYRERYAAFVRDFCDPSHGRAAADVVDRMLELGGK, from the coding sequence GTGACCGGAACACCGTTCGAGATCCCCGACGAGCTGCGGCGGCGGATGCGCTACCTCCCCGAGGCCGACCCGGCCGAGCGGGAGGCGTTCATCGCCGAGGCCCGCAGGTTCACCGCCGAGCACGGCACCGCCGCGCTCGCCGCCGGGCTGGGCCCGGTCACCCGGCTGAAGTGGTACCTGGCCGGCGCCGGGCGGACCGACGAGCTGCTCGCGCTGATCCGGCACGACCGGGAGTTCCCCTCCGCCTACCGGATCAAGGGGCTGCGCCGGCCGCGGCCGGACATCCCCGGCGTCGGCCTCTCCTCGGTGCCCGAGGAGATCGCGGTGCTGCGCAAGGACGAGATCCCGCTGCGCGCCAAGGCCACCTCGATCGACTGGGTCGACGGCGCGCTGCGCATCCGCGGCTACGCGTTCCTGCGCAACGTCGCGGTGCCCGAGCGGCCTCGGCTGCCGCGGTTCGCCTGGCTGAGCCGGCCGGGCGAGCGGCGCCGGATCCGGCTGCCGGTGCGCACCCGCACCGAGCCGCAGGCCACCCTGGACTCCCGGCAGCCGCTGCACTGCTTCGACGGCGCCGGCATCGAGATCACCGTCGACCCGGCCCGGCTGCGCGGGGACGGCGGCTTCCGGACCGGGACCTGGACGCTGACCCTGGGCGTGCCCGGCCCGCACCTCGTCCGCCGGGGCGGCATCGCCCCCGGCCAGGTCGGCCGGGAGGGCCACCCGTTCACCCGCGACCTGGGCGACGGCCACCAGCTGGTCTGCGAGCCGGCCAAGGGGCGGCTGCGGATCACCGTGCGGCGCAACGCCGCCCGGGTGGACGCCGCGGCGTTCGGCGGCGGCGCGCTCCGCCTGGAGCTGTCCGCCCGCAAGGAGCCGAAGCTGCTGCGGGTGGTGCGCGAGGGCGGCGGGGAACCGGACCGGGAGTACCCGCTGGCCGCCGCCGGCGCCGGCGAGGTCGGGCTCACCCGGTGGACCGCCGAGCTGCCGCTGGACGGGCTGCGCGCCCCCGGCGCGGACGCGGCCACCCGGCACCTGCGCCCGGTCGTGGTGTTCGCCGACGGCACCGAGGAGCGCCCGGCCGCCGGGCCGTCCCTGGTCCCGGCCGAGCAGGCGCTGGGCGCCGGCCGCGAGCTGGCGGTGGTGGCCACCGGCACCGGCCTGGCCAACCTGGCCGAGCGGACCGCCGGCCCGGTCGTCGACTCCGTCGAGTGGAGCGGCGGCGACCTGGTGCTGTCCGGCTCCTACTCCGACCACGAGCGGCCGATGGGCCTGGTGCTCCGGCACGGCGAGCGGTTCGAGGAGGTCCGGCTGCCGTTCGAGGCGCCCGGCGGGCGGTTCGCCGTGCGGGTCGCCCCGGAGCGGATCGACTGCTTCGGCGACGAGGTTCCGCTCCGCAAGGGCCGCTGGTACCTGCGGCTGCGCCCGGCGGGCGAGCGGGGCGCCGAGCGCGACGTGCCGCTGCGCATCCGCACCGACCTGCTGGCGGAGCTCCCCAAGCCGCTGCCCGGGGTGCGGCGCGCGTTCCGGCTCGACCGCCGCTTCCACGACCTGCTCTTCATCGCCTCGGAGAAGCCGCTGCCGATCGACGCGCAGGGCCCGTACCGGCAGCGGCTGCTGCGCGAGGAGTTCACCGCGGCGGCCAAGCGCGAACCGCTGCGCGAGGCGGTGCTCTACAACAACTTCGGCGGCCGGCAGTACTCCGACTCCCCGCGCGCGGTCCACGAGGAGCTGGTCCGGCGCGGCGTCGAGGTGGAGCACCTGTGGACCGTCGCCGACCAGCAGGCGGTGCCGCCGGAGGGGGTGCGGCCGGTGGAGTGGAAGAGCCGCGAGTGGTACGAGGCGCTGGCCCGCAGCCGGTACATCGTCACCAACACCAACGGCGGTTTCGGCGAGTGGTTCGCCAAGCGCGAGGGGCAGGTGGTGGTGCAGACCTGGCACGGCACCCCGCTCAAGCGGATCGGCGCCGACCTGCGCGGCACGGTGAAGGCCAACGACGCCTACATCGCGAGCCTGCCGCACCAGTCCCGGCAGTGGGACGTCTTCGTCTCCCCGAACACCTTCGCCACCCCGGTGCTGAAGAACGCCTTCGCCTACGAGGGCGACATGCTGGAGTGCGGCTACCCGCGCAACGACCTGTTCCACGCCCCGGAGGAGGAGCGCCGGGCGCGCGCCGAGCGCACCCGCAGGCTGATCGGGGTGCCCGAGGGCAAGCGGGTGGTGCTCTACGCGCCGACGCTCCGCGACGACCAGCGGCACAGCGGCAAGCGCTTCAAGCTGGACCTCCGGGTCGACCTGGAGGCGGCCGAGAAGGAGCTGGGCGGGGACCACGTGCTGCTGATCCGCAAGCACGGCCGGGTGGTGGACAGCATCCCGGGCGCCGGCGAGGGCTTCGTCTTCGACGTCTCCGCCTACCCCGACATCGCCGACCTGTTCCTGATCACCGACGTGCTGATCACGGACTACTCGTCGTCGTTCTTCGACTTCGCGCACTCCGGGCGGCCGATGCTGTTCTTCACCTACGACCTGGAGCACTACCGGGACACCCTGCGCGGCTTCTACTTCGACTTCGCCGAGCGCGCCCCCGGCCCGCTGATCAAGACCTCCGAGGAACTGGTCCGCTCGATCCGGGACATCGACGCGGTCACCGAGGAGTACCGGGAGCGCTACGCCGCCTTCGTCCGCGACTTCTGCGACCCCTCGCACGGCCGCGCCGCCGCCGACGTGGTCGACCGGATGCTGGAACTCGGCGGGAAGTGA